A portion of the Musa acuminata AAA Group cultivar baxijiao chromosome BXJ1-1, Cavendish_Baxijiao_AAA, whole genome shotgun sequence genome contains these proteins:
- the LOC135673951 gene encoding phosphatidylinositol 4-kinase alpha 1-like, whose product MEALAELCDLVAQNPDLFADKLSWICSRCPPSLNRSTPGGASAVPPRVSRSQLHALVALVRLLSRCATAPASARAPLLDFLRVAPSVAFRPSFWPQAFSFDQISLFFSDLLRYTAQAADLSPDLSADLSAFFGGTVVAVVSILSGGGDGDPAIARTFLVAISRSCPPIGPAESERLVGCLLDQFASRGAEEATSVSSLSENSSSWSSSVQSTPSKGKTKDEDRETADDAASEVSSVTPMGNGSSGGIAGSGADQLISNEGPGVVRQDMVVFEEETVDRLEKQEIAFRLFGQMMDRNGAINSEHLEQVRKVATKQIKSLPAFLKVRKRDWREQGPQLKVRINTKLSCCQAAIVVQIKSLISLDSDGKSSKDLLRRTLALLLDAAEACIVSLWRKLKKCEELFSTLLSGISQIAVSRGGQLLRVLLIPLKPLVLTTCAQADMSGNNQGTMFETVTKLCCEIIEFGWSKDRALVDTFIMGLASCIRERNDYEEQDGKEKQAVPVVQLNVICLLADLSSSANKWEIVDMILPLFIESLEEGDASTPSLLRLRLLDAVSRIACLGFEKSYRETVVLMTRSYLDKLKNIGLTENKTLPSEATTERVETLPAGFLLVASRLTAAKLRSDYRHRLLSLCSDVGLAAESQSGRSGADFLGPLLPAIAEICSDFDPAANVEPSLLKLFRNLWFYIVLFGLAPPIQQNQIQTKPVSTSLNTVGSVSTIPLQAVAGPYMWNEEWSMAVRRIAKGTPPLVVSSVKWLEDELELNALHNPGSRRGSGNEKAAVAQRAALSAALGGRVEVAAMSTISGVKATYLLAVAFLEIIRFSCNGGLLSADPSSTTSKSAFSCVFEYLLTPNLMPAVFQCLTAIVHRAFEAAVSWLEEKISDIGQEAEIRESVLSAHACYLIKNLSQRDEHVRDISVNLLTQLREKFPQVLWNSLCLDSLLFSGHNELPSIQVHDPAWLATIRSLYQKIAREWITTALSYAPCTTQGLLQENLCKPNALQRTQHASDVVSLLSEIRICTGKNDSWTGIRTANTPAVIYSAAAASGAKKEVSDGFILEVLSTAVVSATVKCNHAGEIAGMKRLYESIGGFQMGMSPGSLGLGLGQPMNVGLPSPQLNLKKESFSEILLSKFVHLLQQFVGTAEKGLVMDKTLFRETCSQATALLLSYLDAESKLNMEGFSQLLRLLCWCPAYISTPDAMETGIFIWTWLVSAAPSLGSLVLAELVDAWLWTIDTKRGLFASEMRNSGPAAKLRPHLVPGEPEAPEEKDPVEGLIAHRLWLGFFIDRFEVVRHDSMEQLLLLGRMLQGTMKSPSHFSHHPAAAGTFFTAMLLGLKFCSCQSQKNLQNSKMGLQLLEDRVFRASLSWFAYGPEWYETNSKSFAQSEAQSVSLFVHHLLNECVDSIPTDSSLKGRGRENELLNMTELSHPVWGHMDNYATGREKRKQLLLMLCQHECDRLEVWAQPLNMKDNISRPKIGSDKWIEHVRTAFSVDPRIAFSLTLRFPTNSHVMSEVTQLVQVHISEIRTIPEALPFFVTPKAIEENSVLLQQLPHWASCSITQALEFFSPPYKGHPRVMAYAMRVLESYPPERVTFFMPQLVQALRYDEGRLVESYLLRATQRSNIFAHILIWHLQGESCSQESGKDVDVVKSNSFQAILPVVRQKIIDGFTSEALDMFRREFDFFDKVTSISGVLFPLPKEERRAGIRRELEKISIDGDDLYLPTAPNKIVRGIQLDSGIPLQSAAKVPIMITFNVVDKDGDPNDVMPQACIFKVGDDCRQDVLALQVISLLRDVFEAVGLNLYLFPYGVLPTDYERGIIEVVPNTRSRNQMGETTDGGLYEIFQQDYGPVGSPTFEAAREMFMISSAGYAVASLLLQPKDRHNGNLLFDNKGRLVHIDFGFILETSPGNNMRFESAQFKLSHEMTQLLDPSGSMKSDTWSQFVSLCVKGYLAARRHMHGIVTTVLLMVDSGLPCFSRGDPIGNLRKRFHPEMSEREAANFMIRTCNDAYNKWTTAGYDLIQYLQQGIEK is encoded by the exons ATGGAAGCCCTCGCGGAGCTCTGCGACCTCGTGGCGCAGAACCCCGACCTGTTCGCCGACAAACTTTCTTGGATCTGTTCCCGCTGCCCTCCCTCCCTCAACCGGTCCACTCCCGGCGGCGCCTCCGCGGTCCCTCCTCGCGTATCTCGCTCCCAGCTCCACGCCCTCGTCGCCCTCGTCCGTCTCCTCTCACGGTGCGCCACCGCCCCCGCCTCTGCCCGTGCTCCCCTCCTCGACTTCCTCCGCGTCGCCCCGTCCGTCGCTTTCCGCCCCTCCTTCTGGCCCCAGGCCTTCTCCTTCGACCagatctccctcttcttctcggaCCTCCTCCGGTACACAGCCCAGGCTGCCGACCTCTCACCCGACCTCTCCGCCGACCTCTCCGCCTTCTTTGGTGGAACCGTCGTTGCCGTTGTCTCCATCCTCAGCGGTGGCGGCGACGGAGACCCGGCCATCGCCCGCACCTTCCTCGTCGCCATCTCCAGGAGCTGCCCCCCGATCGGTCCCGCTGAGTCTGAGCGGCTCGTCGGATGCCTCCTCGACCAATTCGCCTCCCGCGGGGCCGAAGAGGCTACATCTGTTTCCTCACTCTCCGAGAACTCGTCGTCGTGGAGCTCCTCAGTGCAGAGCACGCCGTCGAAGGGGAAGACTAAAGATGAAGATCGGGAGACCGCTGACGACGCTGCGAGCGAGGTCTCCTCTGTGACTCCTATGGGGAATGGGAGCTCGGGTGGCATTGCAGGGAGCGGTGCAGATCAATTAATATCCAATGAGGGGCCGGGAGTGGTGAGGCAGGACATGGTGGTGTTTGAGGAGGAGACCGTGGACAGGTTAGAGAAGCAGGAGATCGCATTCAGGTTATTTGGACAGATGATGGATAGAAACGGGGCGATCAACTCCGAGCATTTAGAGCAGGTTAGAAAGGTGGCCACGAAACAGATCAAGTCTTTGCCAGCATTTCTAAAG GTTCGAAAACGTGACTGGAGAGAACAGGGTCCACAGCTGAAAGTTAGAATAAATACAAAGTTGTCCTGTTGTCAAGCAGCAATAGTAGTGCAGATTAAGAGCCTCATCTCTCTAGATTCAGATGGGAAATCTTCCAAAGATCTATTGCGTCGAACACTTGCCTTACTCCTGGATGCTGCAGAAGCTTGCATAGTCTCTTTATGGCGAAAATTGAAAAAATGTGAGGAGCTGTTCAGCACATTACTCAGTGGAATTAGCCAAATAGCCGTGTCTCGTGGGGGCCAGCTGTTGAGAGTGTTGCTCATTCCCCTGAAGCCACTTGTCCTGACCACCTGTGCTCAG GCTGATATGTCAGGAAACAATCAGGGAACTATGTTTGAGACTGTCACAAAGCTATGTTGTGAAATAATTGAGTTTGGATGGAGCAAAGATAGGGCTCTTGTTGACACTTTTATCATGGGTTTAGCTTCATGCATTCGGGAAAGGAATGACTATGAGGAGCAG GATGGGAAAGAAAAACAGGCTGTTCCTGTTGTCCAGCTGAATGTCATATGTCTCCTTGCTGACTTGAGCTCGTCAGCGAATAAGTGGGAAATCGTAGACATGATTTTGCCCCTCTTCATTGAGAGTCTTGAAGAGGGAGATGCTTCCACTCCAAGTTTATTACGTCTCCGA CTATTAGATGCCGTATCTCGCATAGCTTGTTTGGGTTTTGAGAAGTCCTATCGTGAGACGGTAGTTTTAATGACTAGAAGCTATTTGGATAAACTCAAGAATATTGGATTGACAGAAAACAAAACACTGCCCTCAGAAGCTACTACGGAGCGAGTAGAG ACACTTCCTGCAGGGTTTCTTCTGGTTGCTTCTCGTCTTACCGCCGCAAAACTAAGGTCTGACTACCGCCATAGGCTATTATCTTTATGCTCTGATGTGGGACTAGCTGCTGAATCACAAAGTGGAAG GAGTGGTGCCGATTTCTTAGGGCCATTACTGCCTGCAATTGCAGAAATCTGCTCTGACTTTGATCCTGCAGCCAATGTTGAGCCTTCTCTATTAAAGCTATTTCGAAACCTATGGTTCTATATTGTTTTGTTTGGCTTAGCACCTCCGATTCAACAAAATCAGATCCAAACAAAGCCAGTATCAACATCGTTAAATACTGTGGGAAGTGTTAGCACCATACCTCTTCAAGCTGTGGCTGGGCCATACATGTGGAATGAGGAATGGTCTATGGCTGTCCGACGCATTGCAAAAGGAACACCACCTCTG GTTGTTAGTTCAGTGAAATGGCTTGAAGATGAATTGGAGCTAAATGCACTTCACAACCCTGGAAGTCGTCGTGGCAGTGGTAACGAGAAAGCTGCTGTTGCTCAGAGAGCTGCCCTTTCTGCTGCATTAGGAGGACGAGTTGAGGTAGCAGCAATGAGCACAATTTCAG GTGTTAAGGCAACATATCTTCTTGCAGTAGCTTTTTTGGAGATAATACGGTTTAGTTGTAATGGTGGCTTACTCTCTGCTGACCCCTCTTCGACTACATCAAAAAGTGCGTTCAGTTGTGTGTTTGAGTATCTACTTACTCCAAACTTGATGCCTGCCGTGTTTCAATGCTTGACTGCAATCGTGCATAGGGCTTTTGAAGCAGCAGTATCATGGCTG GAGGAAAAAATATCTGATATAGGACAAGAAGCTGAAATAAGGGAATCGGTTCTTTCTGCTCATGCGTGCTATCTCATAAAGAATTTGTCACAAAGGGATGAACATGTCCGTGATATTAGTGTTAATTTGTTAACTCAGCTGAGAGAAAAGTTTCCACAG GTATTATGGAACTCTTTGTGCTTGGATTCACTTCTTTTTTCAGGTCATAATGAATTACCATCTATTCAAGTACATGATCCTGCTTGGCTTGCCACAATTCGCTCTTTATACCAAAAAATTGCTCGAGAATGGATCACTACTGCTCTTTCTTATGCTCCATGCACTACACAGGGTCTTCTACAG GAAAACCTATGCAAGCCGAATGCTTTGCAGAGGACACAACATGCATCAGATGTGGTTTCCCTTTTGTCTGAAATACGTATCTGTACAGGGAAGAACGATTCTTGGACTGGCATTAGGACGGCAAATACTCCAGCGGTTATATATTCTGCAGCAGCAGCATCAGGAGCCAAAAAGGAAGTATCGGATGGTTTTATTCTGGAAGTTCTTTCAACTGCTGTTGTGAGTGCGACAGTTAAGTGCAACCATGCTGGGGAGATTGCTGGTATGAAAAGGCTATATGAGAGTATTGGGGGTTTTCAGATGGGCATGTCTCCAGGAAGTCTGGGACTTGGTCTTGGTCAACCCATGAATGTAGGGTTACCCTCTCCGCAATTAAATCTTAAAAAGGAATCATTCAGCGAAATTCTTCTTTCGAAGTTTGTTCATCTGCTTCAGCAATTTGTTGGTACTGCTGAGAAAGGATTAGTGATGGATAAGACATTATTTCGTGAAACATGCTCTCAGGCAACTGCATTACTTCTGTCATACTTG GATGCTGAGTCTAAATTGAACATGGAAGGATTTTCACAACTATTACGGCTTCTTTGCTGGTGTCCTGCTTACATCTCTACACCAGATGCGATGGAGACTGGAATATTTATCTGGACATGGCTGGTTTCTGCTGCACCTTCGCTGGGATCTCTTGTCCTCGCAGAGCTCGTTGATGCCTGGCTGTGGACAATAGATACAAAACGTGGATTGTTTGCATCAGAGATGAGAAATTCTGGTCCTGCTGCAAAATTGAGGCCGCATCTTGTTCCTGGTGAGCCTGAAGCACCAGAAGAAAAAGATCCTGTAGAAGGGCTAATTGCGCATAGGCTCTGGCTTGGTTTCTTCATTGACCGTTTTGAG GTTGTTCGACATGACAGTATGGAGCAACTTCTGCTTCTAGGCCGAATGTTGCAAGGGACAATGAAATCTCCTTCACATTTTTCTCACCATCCTGCTGCTGCTGGCACCTTCTTCACAGCAATGCTTCTTGGATTGAAGTTCTGCTCATGCCAGTCACAGAAAAATTTGCAGAATTCCAAGATGGGCCTTCAATTGTTGGAGGATAGGGTTTTCCG TGCATCCTTGAGCTGGTTTGCTTATGGGCCTGAGTGGTATGAAACGAATAGTAAGAGTTTTGCTCAAAGTGAAGCCCAATCTGTTTCATTATTTGTccatcatcttttgaacgaatGCGTGGATAGCATTCCAACTGATTCATCATTGAAAGGACGAGGACGTGAGAATGAATTGTTGAATATG ACGGAACTATCCCATCCTGTATGGGGACATATGGATAACTATGCTACTGGGCGAGAAAAGCGCAAACAGTTGCTTCTTATGCTTTGCCAGCATGAATGTGACAGGCTTGAAGTCTGGGCGCAACCCTTAAATATGAA AGACAACATATCTCGTCCTAAAATTGGCTCAGATAAATGGATTGAGCATGTAAGAACTGCATTTTCTGTGGATCCCCGCATTGCTTTCTCCTTGACATTGAGGTTCCCTACAAATTCACATGTGATGTCTGAAGTAACTCAGTTGGTACAA GTGCACATATCAGAGATTCGTACTATACCTGAAGCATTACCATTTTTTGTCACTCCAAAGGCAATCGAAGAGAACTCAGTATTGCTGCAGCAATTACCACATTGGGCTTCTTGTTCCATCACTCAGGCTCTTGAATTTTTCAGTCCTCCATATAAGGGCCATCCACGTGTGATGGCTTATGCCATGAGAGTTCTAGAGTCCTATCCACCGGAACGTGTGACATTTTTCATGCCACAGCTGGTACAAGCTCTACGATATGATGAAGGG AGGTTAGTTGAAAGCTATTTGCTTCGAGCTACTCAAAGAAGTAACATATTTGCTCATATCTTGATATGGCATCTTCAG GGTGAGTCATGTTCGCAAGAATCTGGAAAAGATGTTGATGTGGTCAAG AGTAATTCCTTTCAAGCAATACTTCCTGTCGTCAGACAGAAAATTATTGATGGTTTCACCTCTGAGGCCCTTGACATGTTTCGGAGAGAGTTTGACTTTTTTGACAAAGTCACATCTATTTCTGGTGTTCTCTTTCCACTACCAAAGGAGGAACGCAGAGCTGGTATCAGAAG AGAGCTGGAGAAAATTAGTATTGATGGTGATGATCTCTATTTACCTACTGCTCCAAATAAAATTGTTCGGGGCATTCAGTTGGATAGTGGGATTCCCCTTCAATCAGCAGCAAAAGTTCCTATAATGATTACATTTAATGTTGTTGATAAAGATGGGGATCCTAATGATGTAATGCCACAGGCCTGTATTTTTAAG GTTGGAGATGATTGCCGACAAGATGTTCTTGCGCTTCAAGTGATTTCTTTGCTTAGGGATGTATTTGAAGCAGTTGGGTTAAACCTGTATCTGTTTCCTTATGGTGTTCTGCCAACTGATTATGAGAGGGGCATAATTGAG GTTGTTCCTAATACACGGAGTAGAAACCAAATGGGGGAGACTACTGACGGTGGTTTATATGAGATTTTTCAACAAGATTATGGACCTGTAGGTTCTCCCACTTTTGAGGCTGCACGTGAAATGTTTATGATCAGCAGTGCTGGCTATGCTGTTGCCAGCCTCCTACTTCAACCAAAGGATCGACATAATGGCAATCTTCTCTTTGACAA CAAGGGAAGGCTTGTTCACATAGATTTTGGGTTTATATTAGAAACGTCGCCAGGTAACAATATGAGATTCGAAAGTGCTCAGTTCAAACTGAGTCACGAGATGACTCAACTGCTTGACCCTTCTGGGTCAATGAAGAGTGATACCTGGAGCCAGTTTGTCAG cTTGTGTGTGAAAGGATACCTTGCAGCACGGCGGCATATGCATGGAATTGTTACGACTGTACTTTTGATGGTAGACAGTGGTCTACCATGCTTCAGCAGGGGAGACCCCATAGGAAACCTGAGGAAGAGATTTCACCCCGAGATGAGTGAGCGCGAAGCTGCAAACTTCATGATAAGGACATGCAACGATGCCTACAACAAGTGGACCACTGCAGGCTATGACTTGATTCAGTATTTGCAGCAAGGAATTGAAAAGTAG